Proteins co-encoded in one Corylus avellana chromosome ca9, CavTom2PMs-1.0 genomic window:
- the LOC132162198 gene encoding uncharacterized protein LOC132162198, whose protein sequence is MKMRRLISKQEFEEAMDDDYSHLYYTEPPLKKIGVSKEPFQSLASAFHSAGTYMDDLQQHKNQVGNIHPLCSQFPTHDPNILLCQSSQYNFSIDSSAHEKAGSNFEFRDTLQSLVKSHLCSSQCFSSSEKPNKIPCNHMIKPSPHAHNMLLLGENDALVRKQLSVPSDANHPGLNVCDSSSSRPTPSNKKRIRWTEDLHDQFVKTVDLLGGAEKNFERSSANGIPQLPMEISMQMKEALQLQLEVERRLHQQLEFPFVLLAQRPKSPKTSLVEEASADPNPTLFPTAQLSGPLAAPGETPL, encoded by the exons ATGAAGATGAGAAGATTAATTTCCAAGCAGGAGTTCGAGGAAGCCATGGATGATGATTATTCCCACCTATATTACACTGAACCGCCATTGAAGAAGATCGGAGTTTCAAAAGAGCCTTTCCAATCGCTAGCCTCAGCCTTTCATTCTGCTGGAACTTACATGGATGATCTTCAACAACATAAGAATCAAGTTGGCAATATTCATCCTTTGTGCTCACAATTTCCCACCCATGATCCAAACATCTTACTCTGTCAATCTTCCCAGTATAACTTTTCCATTGATTCTTCAGCTCATGAGAAAGCTGGCTCCAACTTTGAATTCAGAGACACCTTGCAATCACTTGTGAAATCTCACTTGTGCAGCAGCCAATGCTTTTCTTCCTCAGAGAAGCCCAATAAAATTCCATGCAACCATATGATTAAGCCTTCTCCCCATGCCCACAACATGTTATTGCTTGGTGAGAATGATGCCTTGGTCAGGAAGCAACTTTCGGTTCCTTCTGATGCAAATCATCCGGGTCTTAAT GTTTGTGACAGTTCATCATCCAGACCAACTCcatcaaataaaaaacgaaTCAGATGGACTGAAGATCTTCATGACCAATTCGTCAAGACTGTGGATCTCCTGGGTGGTGCTGAGA AAAATTTTGAGAGAAGTAGTGCAAATGGCATACCTCAGCTCCCCATGGAAAT AAGTATGCAAATGAAGGAGGCCTTGCAACTGCAACTTGAAGTGGAGAGGCGTCTTCATCAACAATTAGAG TTCCCGTTTGTTCTCCTAGCGCAGCGTCCCAAGTCACCAAAAACCAGCCTGGTGGAGGAGGCCTCCGCTGACCCAAACCCGACCTTGTTTCCGACTGCCCAGCTCAGTGGTCCCCTGGCTGCACCTGGTGAAACTCCTTTATGA